A single genomic interval of Croceibacter atlanticus HTCC2559 harbors:
- a CDS encoding GNAT family N-acetyltransferase, with translation MMVTLKRTTSQDSDFNYLVTLLNKDLAEADGEILHAFYKQFNHTNKYNHIIVAYSDEKPIGCGVIKHFDDNTVEIKRMFVLQDERGKSVASKLLDALENWAKELGYFNCVLETGKKQKAAISFYTSYGYQRIPNYGQYKNVENSLCFKHNIK, from the coding sequence ATGATGGTGACTTTAAAAAGAACAACATCTCAAGATTCAGATTTTAATTATTTAGTAACGCTTTTAAATAAGGATTTAGCTGAAGCAGATGGCGAGATTCTTCATGCTTTCTACAAACAATTTAATCATACAAACAAGTACAACCATATTATTGTAGCCTATAGCGATGAAAAACCTATAGGCTGTGGTGTTATTAAACATTTTGATGACAATACGGTCGAGATTAAACGCATGTTTGTATTACAAGATGAGAGAGGCAAATCTGTTGCTAGTAAACTATTAGATGCTCTTGAAAATTGGGCTAAGGAATTAGGGTATTTTAACTGTGTTTTAGAAACCGGCAAGAAACAAAAAGCAGCTATTTCATTTTACACTTCATATGGTTACCAACGTATTCCTAATTATGGGCAATATAAAAACGTTGAAAACAGCTTATGTTTTAAGCATAATATTAAGTAA
- a CDS encoding TPM domain-containing protein yields MHKLTNILLVLSLAIGQMVVAQRDIPEKPSGADNQKPVFDYAEILSDAEEAQLNTKLISYADTTSTQIVIATIESLEGEYIGLYAPKWAQEWGIGQSQEDNGLFILLSESDRKIWITTGYGLEEYMTDYRTKEIIDKIIIPEFKSGSYYRGLDKGTTAIFQVLDGTFKGTRQSNSNDGLPMGVILFIIFIIIFIALASKRGGKGGGSGTRRAGDSLLDVIILSSMGRGSFGGGGGFGGSSGGGFGGGGFGGGFGGGGFGGGGAGGGW; encoded by the coding sequence ATGCATAAATTAACAAACATATTACTTGTTTTAAGCTTAGCTATTGGTCAAATGGTTGTTGCGCAGCGCGATATACCAGAAAAACCAAGTGGCGCAGATAATCAAAAACCAGTATTTGATTATGCTGAAATTTTATCTGATGCTGAAGAAGCGCAACTTAATACTAAGCTAATAAGTTATGCAGACACTACATCTACGCAAATTGTAATTGCCACTATTGAGTCTTTAGAAGGAGAATATATTGGTTTATATGCGCCTAAATGGGCTCAAGAATGGGGTATTGGTCAATCTCAAGAAGATAATGGTCTCTTTATCTTACTTTCAGAAAGTGATCGCAAAATTTGGATAACTACAGGTTATGGTCTGGAAGAATATATGACAGACTATAGAACAAAAGAGATTATAGATAAAATTATAATACCAGAATTTAAATCTGGTAGCTATTATAGAGGTTTAGATAAAGGAACCACTGCAATATTTCAAGTTCTCGACGGAACCTTTAAAGGTACACGCCAATCTAATAGTAATGATGGCTTACCTATGGGTGTTATACTTTTCATTATTTTCATAATTATATTTATTGCACTTGCTAGCAAACGTGGCGGAAAAGGCGGCGGTTCTGGAACAAGACGTGCTGGAGACTCCTTGTTAGATGTTATAATCCTTAGCAGTATGGGTCGCGGCAGTTTTGGCGGCGGCGGTGGCTTTGGTGGCTCTTCTGGCGGCGGCTTCGGCGGTGGCGGTTTTGGTGGTGGCTTTGGTGGCGGTGGCTTTGGCGGCGGCGGCGCTGGTGGTGGCTGGTAA
- a CDS encoding S9 family peptidase produces the protein MRIIYSFLALLLFVGPTTFAQKEITLESIYDGTFRQERLQSLRSLNNGDEYVVQNYDRAANTMTVDVYSYKTGEKTRTLINSAAIEGLQYFQGYELSNNETKALLSTNNEQIFRRSSRGIYYVYDLNNKAIVKVSENKIQEPTLSPDGTMVAYVFENNIYIKHLESGDTEQITTDGEINSIINGVTDWVYEEEFAFVRAFDWNADSNKIAFLQFDESEVPEFSMDLFKKDLYPTQDVFKYPKAGEKNADVSLHIYDLNTKQSMPVNLGKEYEYLPRLEWTKKANILSVQALNRYQNDLDLIFVDAAANTSKVVLNEKDEAYIDITDNLTFLNDNSFIWTSEKDNWNHIYHYSKEGKLINQVTKGNWDVTDYYGFDQRTGRIYFQSTENGSINRDVFSIKMNGKNKAQLTQKRGTNSADFSSDFSYFINSYTSARTPYEFTLIDSKTGKKVRDIKDNKALLEQLKPYNLSSKEFSTLNVNGNDLNMWMIKPQNFDPTKSYPLLMFQYSGPGSQSVTNSFYGTNDYWHQMLAQQGYIVACVDGRGTGYKGADFKKVTQKELGKYEVEDQIQAAKQLGAESYIDAERIGIWGWSYGGFMSSNCLFKGNDTFAMAIAVAPVTSWRFYDSIYTERYMTTPQENASGYDDNSPINHVDKLKGDFLLVHGSADDNVHVQNTMQMIEALIQANKQFDWAIYPDKNHGIYGGNTRLHLYTKMTNFIKENL, from the coding sequence ATGAGAATTATATATAGCTTTTTAGCCCTATTGCTATTTGTTGGTCCTACAACATTTGCACAAAAAGAAATTACACTAGAATCTATTTATGACGGTACGTTTAGACAAGAACGTTTACAATCTTTAAGATCATTAAATAATGGCGATGAGTATGTTGTACAGAATTACGACAGAGCAGCCAATACTATGACGGTAGATGTTTACAGTTATAAAACAGGTGAAAAAACACGAACGCTTATTAACTCTGCCGCTATTGAAGGATTACAGTATTTTCAAGGCTATGAACTTTCTAATAATGAAACCAAGGCTTTACTTTCAACCAATAACGAACAGATTTTTCGTAGATCCTCAAGAGGAATATATTATGTGTATGATTTAAACAATAAGGCAATTGTAAAAGTTAGTGAAAATAAAATACAAGAACCAACTTTATCTCCAGACGGCACAATGGTAGCCTATGTGTTTGAAAATAATATTTATATAAAGCACCTTGAATCTGGTGATACAGAACAGATTACTACAGATGGTGAAATTAATAGTATTATTAATGGTGTGACAGATTGGGTTTATGAAGAAGAATTTGCTTTTGTAAGAGCTTTTGATTGGAATGCAGACAGTAATAAGATTGCTTTTTTACAATTTGATGAATCTGAAGTTCCAGAATTCTCGATGGATCTTTTTAAGAAAGACCTTTATCCAACACAGGATGTATTTAAATACCCAAAAGCTGGAGAGAAGAATGCAGATGTAAGTTTACATATTTATGATCTAAATACTAAGCAAAGTATGCCGGTAAATCTTGGGAAAGAATATGAGTATCTGCCAAGATTAGAGTGGACAAAGAAAGCAAACATATTAAGTGTACAAGCGTTAAACAGATATCAAAACGATTTAGATTTAATTTTTGTTGATGCCGCTGCAAATACTTCAAAAGTTGTTCTTAATGAGAAGGATGAAGCATATATTGATATCACAGACAACCTTACATTTCTAAACGATAACAGTTTTATTTGGACATCAGAAAAAGATAACTGGAACCATATTTACCATTACTCTAAAGAAGGAAAATTAATTAATCAGGTTACAAAAGGAAATTGGGATGTGACAGATTACTATGGTTTTGACCAAAGAACAGGGCGCATCTATTTTCAAAGCACAGAAAATGGTAGCATAAATCGCGATGTATTTTCAATTAAGATGAATGGGAAAAACAAAGCTCAGCTAACTCAGAAAAGAGGAACCAACAGTGCAGACTTTAGTAGTGATTTTAGCTATTTCATTAATTCTTATACGAGCGCAAGAACACCTTACGAGTTTACTCTCATAGATTCTAAAACTGGAAAGAAAGTAAGAGATATAAAAGACAACAAAGCTTTGTTAGAGCAGTTGAAACCTTACAACTTGTCTTCTAAAGAATTTTCGACACTTAATGTTAATGGGAATGATTTAAATATGTGGATGATAAAACCACAAAATTTTGACCCTACAAAATCATATCCATTATTAATGTTTCAATATTCTGGTCCAGGTTCTCAATCTGTAACCAATTCATTTTATGGAACAAACGACTATTGGCACCAAATGCTTGCACAACAAGGTTACATAGTAGCTTGTGTAGATGGACGTGGTACAGGTTATAAAGGCGCAGATTTTAAGAAAGTGACTCAAAAAGAGTTAGGAAAGTATGAAGTTGAAGATCAAATACAGGCAGCAAAACAATTAGGAGCAGAGTCTTATATAGATGCTGAACGTATAGGTATTTGGGGTTGGAGCTATGGTGGCTTTATGTCTTCTAACTGTTTATTTAAAGGAAACGACACCTTTGCAATGGCTATTGCAGTAGCACCTGTAACAAGCTGGAGATTTTATGACAGTATATATACAGAACGTTATATGACAACACCACAAGAAAATGCAAGTGGTTATGATGATAACTCACCAATAAATCATGTTGATAAATTAAAAGGAGATTTCTTATTGGTACACGGTAGTGCAGATGATAATGTACACGTACAAAATACAATGCAAATGATTGAAGCCTTGATACAAGCCAACAAACAATTTGACTGGGCAATTTATCCAGATAAAAATCACG
- a CDS encoding TPM domain-containing protein, with translation MSKVEDFLTKNDEAEIVEAIRVAEKQTSGEIRVHLEKTYDGDHFDRALELFHQLKMDNTKQENGVLIYVAVEDKSFVIYGDKGINDVVPNNFWESTRDAMQAEFKKGDFKQGLINGVLSAGQQLQAHFPWDADDVNELSDEISKS, from the coding sequence ATGTCTAAAGTTGAAGATTTTCTTACTAAAAACGACGAAGCAGAAATTGTTGAAGCTATTCGTGTAGCAGAAAAACAAACGTCTGGTGAAATACGCGTGCATTTAGAAAAAACCTATGATGGTGATCATTTTGATCGTGCGTTAGAGTTATTTCATCAATTAAAGATGGATAATACAAAGCAGGAAAATGGTGTGCTAATATACGTGGCTGTAGAGGATAAAAGCTTTGTTATTTATGGCGATAAAGGTATTAACGATGTTGTGCCTAATAATTTTTGGGAAAGCACTAGAGATGCCATGCAAGCCGAATTTAAAAAAGGTGATTTTAAACAAGGGTTAATTAATGGAGTATTGAGTGCAGGACAACAATTGCAAGCCCATTTTCCTTGGGATGCAGATGATGTAAATGAGCTTTCTGATGAAATCTCTAAAAGCTAA
- the der gene encoding ribosome biogenesis GTPase Der: protein MSAIVAIVGRPNVGKSTFFNRMIQRREAITDAISGVTRDRHYGKADWNGKEFTLIDTGGYVVGSDDIFEQEIDKQVELAIDEADVILFMVDVTSGITGMDEDVAKLLRRSNKPMMLVVNKVDNAERHADAVEFYNLGLGEYHAIGSMNGAGTGDLLDELVKILPEKEEREEDSLPRFAVVGRPNAGKSSFINALIGEDRYIVTDIAGTTRDSIDTKYNRFGFEFNLVDTAGIRRKTKVKEDLEFYSVMRSVRAIEHADVCLLVMDATRGFDNQVQNIFWLAERNRKGIVILVNKWDLVEKDHKSVKEFTKHIHEQIAPFTDVPIIFISALTKQRIFKAIETAVEVYEARNQKIKTSKLNDLMLPIIENQPPPATKGKYIKIKYCMQLPTPQPQFAFFANLPQYIKEPYKRFIENKFRENFDFSGVPISIYFRKK from the coding sequence ATGAGTGCTATTGTAGCTATTGTAGGACGACCAAATGTAGGTAAATCGACATTCTTTAACAGGATGATTCAACGCCGAGAAGCCATTACAGACGCCATTAGTGGTGTGACACGTGATCGCCATTACGGAAAGGCAGATTGGAACGGTAAAGAATTTACACTTATTGATACTGGCGGATATGTTGTAGGGTCTGATGATATTTTTGAACAGGAAATAGACAAGCAAGTAGAGCTAGCTATAGATGAAGCAGATGTCATCCTATTTATGGTCGATGTTACATCTGGAATTACTGGAATGGATGAAGATGTTGCTAAACTATTACGCCGTAGCAATAAGCCGATGATGCTTGTTGTAAATAAGGTTGATAATGCAGAGCGTCACGCAGATGCTGTGGAGTTTTACAACCTTGGCTTAGGAGAATATCATGCTATTGGAAGTATGAATGGTGCAGGAACAGGTGATTTATTAGATGAGCTTGTAAAGATTCTTCCAGAGAAAGAAGAACGCGAAGAAGATAGCTTACCTAGGTTTGCTGTTGTAGGAAGACCAAATGCGGGTAAATCTTCATTTATAAATGCATTAATTGGCGAAGACCGTTATATCGTAACAGACATTGCAGGCACTACAAGAGACTCTATTGACACTAAATACAACCGTTTTGGATTTGAGTTTAATTTAGTTGATACTGCAGGAATACGCCGTAAAACCAAAGTTAAAGAAGATTTAGAATTTTACTCTGTAATGCGCAGTGTGCGCGCTATTGAACATGCAGATGTATGTTTATTAGTAATGGATGCTACTCGTGGTTTTGATAACCAAGTACAGAATATTTTCTGGCTAGCAGAACGTAACCGAAAAGGAATAGTGATCTTAGTTAACAAATGGGATTTAGTTGAAAAAGACCACAAAAGCGTAAAGGAGTTTACAAAGCATATTCACGAACAGATTGCACCATTTACAGATGTGCCAATTATCTTTATATCTGCCTTAACAAAACAACGTATTTTCAAAGCTATTGAAACTGCTGTTGAAGTATACGAAGCAAGAAATCAAAAAATTAAGACTAGTAAACTTAATGATTTAATGCTTCCTATTATAGAAAACCAACCACCACCAGCAACTAAAGGAAAGTATATTAAAATTAAGTATTGTATGCAGTTACCAACACCGCAACCACAATTTGCGTTCTTTGCTAACTTACCGCAATACATAAAAGAGCCATATAAGCGCTTTATTGAAAACAAGTTTAGAGAAAACTTTGATTTTTCTGGTGTTCCTATTAGCATTTACTTTAGAAAAAAATAA
- a CDS encoding class I SAM-dependent methyltransferase — protein sequence MSSKTNYLEINRTSWNARTTHHITSEFYDVKGFLEGNTSLKSIELELLGDVKGKSILHLQCHFGQDTISLARLGAECTGVDLSDKAIEAAEQLADKANIEASFICSDVYDLPNNLESKFDIVYTSYGVIGWLPDLDAWARVISKFLKPSGKLVFVEFHPVVWMFDDDFKHINYSYFNKGEIVETETGTYAQKDADITNDYVCWNHSMSEVVNSLIKNGLQISTLNEYDYSPYNCFNNTVEFVSGKFRIQSLEEKIPMVFAIKATKI from the coding sequence ATGTCTTCAAAAACTAATTATTTAGAAATAAACAGAACATCATGGAATGCTCGTACAACACATCATATTACTTCAGAGTTTTATGATGTTAAAGGGTTTTTAGAAGGCAATACTTCACTTAAGTCTATAGAGTTAGAATTGCTAGGAGATGTAAAAGGAAAATCTATTCTTCATTTGCAATGCCACTTTGGTCAAGACACTATTTCTTTAGCTCGTTTAGGTGCCGAATGCACAGGTGTAGATTTGTCTGACAAAGCAATTGAGGCTGCAGAGCAATTGGCAGATAAAGCTAATATTGAAGCGTCTTTTATATGCTCAGATGTTTATGATTTGCCAAATAATTTAGAATCGAAATTTGATATTGTTTATACAAGTTATGGTGTTATAGGTTGGCTACCAGATTTAGATGCTTGGGCAAGAGTGATATCTAAGTTTTTGAAGCCTTCAGGAAAATTAGTTTTTGTAGAGTTTCATCCTGTAGTCTGGATGTTTGATGATGATTTTAAACATATTAACTATTCTTATTTTAATAAGGGTGAAATTGTAGAGACAGAAACGGGTACATATGCTCAAAAAGACGCGGATATTACAAACGATTATGTTTGTTGGAACCATAGTATGAGTGAAGTTGTAAATAGTTTAATTAAAAACGGATTGCAAATAAGTACTTTAAATGAGTATGACTACTCACCTTATAACTGTTTTAATAATACCGTGGAGTTTGTTTCAGGTAAATTTAGAATACAATCATTAGAAGAAAAAATACCAATGGTTTTTGCTATAAAAGCTACAAAAATATAA